A stretch of Leptospira perdikensis DNA encodes these proteins:
- the dinB gene encoding DNA polymerase IV encodes MKKIIHIDMDAFYASVEQRDFPEMRGKPVVVGGSPHSRGVVCAASYEARKFGVRSAIPCFQAYKLCPDAIFTPPRFEVYKSISKEIRSIFLEYTDLVEPLSLDEAYLDVTANKLGIPLASTIAKEIRKKIFERTELTCSAGVAQNKFLAKMASEKNKPNGLYVVIPGEEENFLNEIPLYSFHGIGKKTYEKLSQLGFTKGAELRKAEESFLVQEFGKMGAVFYRMVRGIDDREVIPFRDPKSIGVETTFSHDSEDFAFLILTLENLSKELELRMGRKNKQGKTLTLKIKFEDFTVKQKSISSDSVFYLADNLFQQSSNLLATVWKENIDPLKKIRLLGISVTNFSLDITNQDQPSLFG; translated from the coding sequence ATGAAAAAGATCATCCACATCGATATGGACGCGTTTTATGCATCAGTGGAACAAAGAGACTTCCCAGAGATGCGTGGAAAACCTGTTGTGGTTGGTGGATCTCCGCATTCTAGAGGAGTGGTCTGTGCTGCCAGTTATGAGGCAAGAAAATTTGGGGTTCGGTCTGCCATCCCTTGTTTTCAGGCATATAAACTTTGTCCTGATGCCATCTTCACTCCACCTAGATTTGAAGTATATAAATCCATTTCCAAAGAAATTCGTTCCATTTTTTTGGAATACACCGATTTAGTGGAACCTTTGTCTTTAGATGAAGCTTACTTAGATGTCACTGCAAATAAATTAGGAATTCCTTTAGCAAGCACTATCGCTAAAGAAATTAGGAAAAAAATTTTTGAACGTACTGAGCTTACTTGTTCTGCAGGAGTGGCTCAGAATAAATTTTTAGCAAAGATGGCTTCTGAAAAAAATAAACCTAACGGACTTTATGTGGTTATCCCCGGTGAAGAAGAAAATTTTTTAAATGAAATACCATTATATAGTTTTCATGGAATCGGGAAAAAAACCTATGAAAAACTGTCTCAATTAGGTTTCACAAAGGGGGCAGAGTTGAGGAAAGCAGAAGAGTCTTTTTTAGTCCAAGAATTTGGTAAGATGGGAGCTGTATTTTATCGGATGGTCAGGGGAATTGATGATAGGGAGGTGATTCCTTTTCGAGATCCTAAATCCATAGGAGTAGAAACAACATTTTCCCATGACTCAGAAGATTTTGCTTTTCTGATACTCACTTTGGAGAATTTATCTAAGGAATTGGAACTACGGATGGGTCGTAAGAATAAACAAGGAAAAACACTTACCTTAAAAATCAAATTTGAAGATTTTACAGTGAAACAAAAATCTATTTCCTCCGATTCTGTTTTCTACTTGGCAGACAACCTTTTCCAACAATCCTCGAATTTGTTGGCAACTGTTTGGAAGGAAAACATCGATCCATTAAAAAAAATCAGACTTTTGGGGATCTCTGTTACCAATTTTTCTTTAGATATTACAAATCAGGATCAACCTTCACTTTTCGGTTAA
- a CDS encoding alpha/beta hydrolase: MLDNENDLESLGPLQALRVKGDPDAPTVVLFHGYGASAFDLYPIHEVLVTDQKFNWVFPHGHLSVPLMPGYSGRAWFPIDMAALEEAIRKNDFRNFSDKDPEGMDVARQAAYLMLDAIGVPWNQLILGGFSQGAMLATDLTLRNEEISKGLMILSGALVNESLWKELAPKKSILRFFQSHGEFDPILGYAGAKKLEKLLRNSGLLGEFIAFNGGHEIPAPVIQGVSRYLNSLS, from the coding sequence ATGTTAGATAATGAAAACGATTTAGAATCTCTCGGACCTTTACAGGCACTTCGAGTCAAAGGTGATCCAGATGCACCCACTGTTGTATTGTTTCACGGATATGGTGCAAGTGCTTTTGATTTGTATCCCATTCATGAAGTTTTAGTTACAGATCAAAAATTCAATTGGGTTTTTCCCCACGGACATTTGAGTGTTCCACTTATGCCAGGTTATTCGGGGCGGGCATGGTTCCCGATTGACATGGCTGCTTTAGAAGAAGCAATTCGAAAAAATGATTTTCGAAATTTTTCAGACAAAGATCCAGAAGGGATGGATGTTGCAAGACAGGCGGCATATTTAATGTTAGATGCTATTGGTGTACCCTGGAACCAGTTGATTCTCGGTGGATTTTCTCAAGGGGCCATGCTTGCCACAGACCTAACACTCAGAAATGAGGAAATATCAAAAGGCCTTATGATCCTTTCAGGGGCTCTTGTAAATGAATCACTTTGGAAAGAATTGGCACCAAAAAAATCGATTTTACGTTTTTTCCAATCCCATGGAGAATTTGATCCTATTCTTGGTTATGCGGGCGCTAAAAAATTAGAAAAGTTACTCCGTAATTCTGGGCTTCTGGGTGAATTCATCGCTTTTAACGGAGGCCATGAAATTCCAGCACCTGTCATCCAAGGTGTCAGTCGTTATTTGAATAGTTTGTCTTAA
- a CDS encoding DUF547 domain-containing protein produces the protein MKRFLISFFCMGFLQGVFAQGFDHKHLVWDSLVKKYVKNGLVSYKGIQTEEGALRQYLDTLSKVSEAQYQGFTEKEKQSFLINAYNAFTIKLILDHYPVESITDIGSPFSKINLARGIPWKKEFFSLLGKSRHLDWIEHEKLRKDFNEPRIHFAIVCASIGCPNLVSEAYAPNQLEKQLQSAKLGFLKNPKKNYYDKTTNTLYLSKIFNWFQTDFTKKTTLIQYVQEGFEETIKPDAKIAYNEYNWDLNEQK, from the coding sequence ATGAAACGTTTTCTCATTTCATTCTTTTGTATGGGATTTTTACAAGGGGTCTTTGCTCAAGGGTTCGATCATAAACATTTAGTTTGGGACTCTTTAGTTAAAAAATATGTAAAAAATGGCCTTGTTTCCTATAAAGGAATCCAAACCGAAGAGGGTGCCCTTCGACAATATTTGGATACTTTATCCAAAGTTTCTGAGGCCCAATACCAAGGATTTACAGAAAAGGAAAAACAAAGTTTTTTAATCAATGCATACAATGCCTTTACCATTAAATTGATTTTAGATCATTACCCAGTGGAAAGTATCACAGATATTGGATCTCCGTTTTCCAAAATCAACCTTGCGCGAGGGATACCTTGGAAAAAAGAATTTTTCTCCCTTCTTGGGAAATCAAGGCACTTAGATTGGATTGAACATGAGAAATTGAGAAAGGATTTTAACGAACCAAGAATCCATTTCGCAATTGTATGTGCTTCTATTGGGTGTCCCAATTTGGTATCGGAAGCGTATGCACCCAATCAATTAGAGAAACAACTCCAATCAGCAAAACTGGGGTTTTTAAAAAATCCGAAAAAAAATTATTATGATAAAACTACGAACACTTTGTACTTAAGTAAAATTTTTAATTGGTTCCAAACCGATTTTACCAAAAAAACCACTCTCATTCAGTACGTACAAGAAGGGTTTGAGGAAACGATCAAACCGGACGCCAAAATTGCTTATAATGAATACAATTGGGATTTGAACGAACAAAAGTAA
- a CDS encoding OsmC family protein, producing the protein MNIKLNRIDSPYGLEARNESGNSIRIDASPEIGGKNSGPRPMELLIMGLAGCSSIDVLMILAKYRIEVKDYSVEVDAEREKVEEANLFKNIHMKFKVQGEFKEEQVKRAIDLSLEKYCSVAKTLEKTAKITYELELIT; encoded by the coding sequence ATGAATATCAAACTCAATCGAATTGACTCCCCTTATGGTTTGGAAGCAAGAAATGAATCTGGCAATTCCATTCGTATCGATGCCTCACCTGAAATCGGCGGAAAAAATTCCGGTCCAAGGCCCATGGAACTTTTAATTATGGGACTTGCTGGTTGTAGTAGTATTGATGTATTGATGATTCTTGCAAAATATAGAATCGAAGTGAAAGACTATTCAGTGGAAGTAGATGCCGAAAGAGAGAAAGTGGAAGAAGCAAATCTCTTTAAGAACATCCATATGAAATTCAAAGTACAAGGCGAATTTAAAGAAGAACAAGTGAAACGTGCCATTGATCTTAGTTTAGAAAAATACTGTTCTGTTGCCAAAACACTCGAAAAAACAGCAAAAATCACCTACGAACTCGAACTCATCACTTAA
- a CDS encoding peroxiredoxin: MALRLGDEAPNFQAETSEGKIDFHEYLGQGWGILFSHPKDYTPVCTTELGYVAKIKPEFEKRNVKVIALSVDPVDSHKGWISDINETQSTTVNYPIIADADRKVSNLYDMIHPNASETTTVRSVFVVGPDKKVKLTLTYPASTGRNFDELLRVIDSLQLTSQFSVATPANWKDGEDTIIVPSVSDEDAKKKFPKGFKTIKPYLRYTPQPNK, translated from the coding sequence ATGGCACTACGTTTAGGCGATGAAGCACCCAATTTCCAAGCAGAAACTTCGGAAGGCAAAATTGACTTTCATGAATATTTAGGACAAGGATGGGGGATTTTATTTTCTCACCCGAAAGACTACACTCCAGTTTGTACAACAGAACTCGGATACGTAGCAAAAATCAAACCAGAGTTTGAAAAACGAAATGTAAAAGTGATCGCACTTTCTGTTGACCCAGTTGACAGCCACAAAGGTTGGATCTCTGATATCAATGAAACACAAAGTACTACTGTTAACTATCCCATCATTGCAGATGCAGATCGTAAGGTATCCAATCTTTATGATATGATCCACCCGAATGCAAGCGAAACCACTACGGTTCGTTCTGTATTTGTTGTTGGACCTGACAAAAAAGTGAAACTAACTCTCACTTATCCTGCTTCTACAGGAAGAAATTTTGATGAACTTCTACGAGTGATTGATTCTTTACAACTCACTTCTCAGTTCAGCGTGGCAACGCCTGCGAACTGGAAAGACGGAGAAGATACAATCATCGTTCCATCAGTTTCTGATGAAGATGCAAAGAAAAAATTCCCGAAGGGATTTAAAACCATCAAACCTTATTTACGTTACACTCCACAACCGAATAAGTAG
- a CDS encoding adenylate/guanylate cyclase domain-containing protein → MIQTGLTLVWKILSEGIRAKLAWFTGTLIALTILLLSIITVRQQTAILSESYEKQAAVSKNFIASLVMEIENISQNLIRIEEFKLRIERQREELKKYRTAKVVTKKKTVSVFGFKTNLFGSLGTSKVVKKVDTFFSVYLTKDDVAVLEREIRQQLREASNRSISEREWNTLVNLASSYVLGEEKYLEAQKQTPPEDPEAKTNWETNVKNLKKEIRNHKSQLDLFIAKFYADSKKRKLEELGLDTQLFRIQTFPLSAMIPGETSVASFDTQIIDNTSPLAKIDQFDQMEESLVESFQRLADDISILDENEKQYVYEWQDREIQALHSPLFRHQNSTKRAFHLSSVKSNLGDYREVIKEDYRITNELTSLIPKLRDRIQFLKNSKPPIPPAKDKLFTSFYKSYNELIGERDQIFDAVTTNYPIPLENWEKIESLRSLRDVALEDWILMKFKTDPTEYERYYQDPDSRETQRNRWKAIRKWISSAEQETPTKELKKLFPDGSFGHSRSESEEIMWKLDGTHLLESENVPNLVLRDNFSGLIRTLVDRTDGIRAIKDNRNQIVFTAITICLVAIVFAIFISGVVVQKIRKIIRSAEDVGQGNLHVHFDDGGNDEFGNLTVALNQMVSGLKDREKMRGVLGSMVDPVVVGEALKDLEKLKQGSEKIITAFFSDIAGFSAISEKLNSKELANLLNEYLSAMTIILKHHDGVLDKYIGDAIVGVFNAPLDVENHCLKAVSASVEMRDKLEVLKMEWKEENKYIPEAHTMKFRVGLNMGYAKVGFMGTDALASYTMMGDTVNLAARLEAAGKDYGVCILVSEFVQDEIKDHFFTRKLDIVRVKGKTKPVTLYEVRSKKGDETGEDHQFVEAYESALFSYLNRKFEEAGKKFYTLLTTNGDEACKLLWERCQYYLETPPEPDWDGAFTRTKK, encoded by the coding sequence ATGATCCAAACCGGGCTCACTCTTGTCTGGAAAATTCTTTCCGAAGGAATTAGAGCCAAACTTGCATGGTTTACGGGTACTTTGATTGCCTTAACCATCCTCCTACTTTCCATCATCACTGTCCGCCAACAAACAGCCATCCTCTCTGAAAGTTATGAAAAACAGGCTGCCGTTTCCAAAAACTTTATTGCTAGTTTGGTAATGGAGATTGAGAATATATCGCAAAATTTAATCCGTATCGAAGAATTTAAGTTAAGGATCGAAAGACAAAGAGAAGAACTAAAAAAATACCGAACCGCGAAAGTGGTGACCAAAAAAAAGACAGTTTCTGTGTTTGGATTCAAAACCAATTTGTTTGGATCCCTCGGTACCTCAAAAGTAGTAAAGAAGGTAGATACATTTTTCTCCGTTTATTTAACCAAAGATGATGTGGCAGTTTTAGAACGCGAGATCCGCCAACAATTACGGGAAGCATCTAACCGAAGTATTAGTGAAAGAGAATGGAATACTTTAGTTAATCTTGCTTCTTCTTATGTTCTGGGTGAAGAAAAGTATTTAGAAGCCCAAAAACAAACTCCTCCCGAAGATCCAGAAGCAAAAACAAATTGGGAAACAAATGTCAAAAATTTAAAAAAGGAAATTCGAAATCATAAATCGCAACTAGATCTATTCATTGCAAAGTTCTATGCTGATTCCAAAAAAAGGAAACTCGAAGAACTAGGCCTCGACACCCAACTCTTTCGAATCCAAACCTTCCCTCTTTCTGCCATGATTCCAGGCGAAACTTCGGTTGCCTCGTTTGATACTCAAATCATAGACAACACTTCCCCTTTAGCAAAAATTGATCAGTTTGACCAAATGGAAGAAAGTTTGGTGGAGTCCTTTCAGCGCCTAGCAGATGATATATCAATACTCGATGAAAATGAAAAACAGTATGTGTATGAATGGCAAGATAGAGAAATCCAAGCCCTCCACTCTCCTCTATTCCGTCATCAAAACTCTACGAAAAGAGCCTTTCATTTAAGCAGTGTTAAATCTAACCTTGGAGATTACAGAGAAGTCATCAAAGAAGACTACCGAATCACAAATGAGCTTACAAGTCTTATCCCCAAACTCAGAGATCGAATTCAATTTTTAAAAAACTCGAAACCTCCTATCCCACCCGCAAAAGATAAACTCTTCACCAGTTTTTATAAATCCTATAACGAACTCATTGGAGAGAGGGATCAAATTTTTGATGCAGTAACAACAAATTATCCGATCCCTTTGGAAAATTGGGAAAAAATTGAATCTTTAAGAAGTTTACGCGATGTCGCTTTGGAAGATTGGATTTTAATGAAATTCAAAACCGATCCTACTGAATATGAAAGGTATTATCAAGATCCGGATTCTCGGGAAACCCAAAGGAATCGTTGGAAAGCCATTCGTAAATGGATCAGTTCCGCCGAACAAGAAACACCAACAAAAGAATTAAAAAAACTTTTCCCTGATGGAAGTTTTGGTCACTCTCGCAGTGAATCAGAAGAAATTATGTGGAAGTTAGATGGAACTCATCTTTTGGAATCCGAAAATGTTCCAAATCTTGTACTCCGAGATAACTTTTCGGGTCTCATTCGTACTCTTGTGGATAGAACGGACGGAATTCGAGCCATCAAAGACAATCGAAATCAGATTGTTTTTACAGCCATTACGATCTGTTTGGTGGCCATAGTATTTGCTATTTTTATTTCTGGTGTGGTAGTTCAAAAAATCAGAAAAATCATTCGAAGTGCTGAAGACGTAGGTCAAGGGAATCTCCATGTCCATTTTGATGATGGTGGCAATGATGAATTTGGCAATTTGACTGTGGCACTCAACCAAATGGTTTCCGGATTAAAAGACCGCGAAAAAATGCGCGGTGTACTTGGAAGTATGGTGGATCCTGTGGTGGTGGGAGAAGCTCTCAAAGATTTAGAAAAGTTAAAGCAAGGAAGTGAAAAAATCATCACAGCCTTCTTTTCTGATATCGCTGGATTTAGTGCCATCTCTGAAAAACTAAATTCAAAAGAACTAGCAAACCTACTGAACGAATATCTATCTGCCATGACCATTATCCTCAAACACCATGATGGTGTTTTGGATAAATACATTGGGGATGCCATCGTTGGTGTTTTTAATGCACCACTGGATGTAGAAAATCATTGTTTGAAAGCAGTTTCTGCGAGTGTAGAAATGCGAGATAAACTAGAAGTTTTAAAAATGGAATGGAAAGAGGAAAATAAATATATCCCGGAAGCCCATACAATGAAGTTCCGCGTTGGATTAAACATGGGTTATGCGAAAGTGGGATTTATGGGAACCGACGCTTTAGCATCTTATACCATGATGGGTGATACCGTCAACTTGGCTGCAAGACTAGAAGCGGCAGGAAAAGATTATGGAGTTTGTATTTTGGTTTCGGAGTTTGTCCAAGATGAAATCAAAGACCATTTTTTCACAAGGAAACTGGACATTGTGCGAGTGAAAGGAAAAACAAAACCTGTCACTCTCTATGAAGTTCGCTCCAAGAAAGGAGACGAAACTGGCGAAGATCATCAATTTGTTGAGGCTTATGAATCTGCCCTTTTCTCGTATTTGAACCGTAAATTTGAGGAAGCGGGGAAAAAATTCTACACCCTTCTCACCACAAACGGCGACGAAGCCTGCAAACTCCTATGGGAAAGATGCCAGTATTACCTCGAAACTCCCCCAGAACCGGACTGGGACGGCGCCTTCACTCGGACGAAAAAGTAG
- the sthA gene encoding Si-specific NAD(P)(+) transhydrogenase, protein MSINRFDLLAIGGGPAAQKAAIQASKMGKKAAIIEKDPYLGGGCVHYGTIPSKSLQETSRFYRNLKLSKLHGLQSPQTATLTLQELMFRASTVIEKEEDVTREQMIENRVTTLTGWGTIIDAHHVEVTDSAGRKKVYETENILIATGSSPRRPTNENIPFEDGLIYDSDGLFAMKKMPTSLAVVGAGIIGSEYATIFSHIGVQVHLFDSQSRILGFLDEDVSGEMARIMQQSGISIHVGSSITNYKKLTNDEGYELTTNKGEVVRVQQVLISRGRLGNVDNLGLESVGIIPNDRKQIIVNENYQTNISNIYACGDVIGFPSLASVSMYQGAYVAKHMFGYPSVPVDAEEFPIGIYTLPEIATIGPTEEALQARGVSYGVGMAKFDTITRAQISGDQVGLLKILFDKQSRRVLGVHIISDKATELIALGQCVVNLKAPIEYFTEHIFNYPTMIGAYKNAANDALLREK, encoded by the coding sequence ATGTCCATCAATCGATTTGATTTACTCGCCATCGGGGGCGGTCCTGCCGCACAAAAAGCTGCTATCCAAGCAAGCAAAATGGGAAAAAAAGCAGCCATCATAGAAAAAGACCCTTACTTGGGTGGTGGTTGTGTCCATTACGGAACCATTCCTTCCAAATCTTTACAAGAAACGAGTCGGTTTTACAGGAACTTAAAGTTGTCCAAATTGCATGGACTCCAGTCTCCTCAAACAGCGACACTCACATTACAAGAATTGATGTTTCGTGCCTCTACTGTAATTGAAAAAGAAGAGGATGTAACTCGGGAACAGATGATTGAAAACCGTGTTACCACTCTTACAGGTTGGGGAACGATCATCGATGCCCACCATGTGGAAGTGACAGATTCTGCTGGTAGAAAAAAGGTCTACGAAACAGAAAACATTTTGATTGCTACAGGAAGTAGTCCTCGTAGACCCACTAATGAAAACATTCCTTTTGAAGACGGACTAATTTACGATAGTGACGGACTCTTTGCTATGAAAAAAATGCCTACCTCTCTTGCAGTGGTGGGTGCTGGAATTATCGGATCTGAATATGCTACTATTTTCTCCCATATTGGTGTTCAAGTACATCTCTTCGATTCGCAGAGTCGGATTCTTGGTTTTTTAGATGAAGATGTCTCCGGTGAAATGGCCCGTATTATGCAACAATCAGGAATATCCATTCACGTTGGCTCTTCTATCACTAACTATAAAAAACTAACAAATGATGAAGGATATGAACTTACAACTAATAAAGGTGAAGTGGTTCGTGTTCAACAAGTTCTAATTTCTCGTGGTCGATTGGGTAATGTAGATAATTTAGGATTGGAATCTGTTGGTATCATTCCCAATGACAGAAAACAAATTATAGTCAACGAAAATTACCAAACAAATATTTCTAATATCTACGCCTGTGGTGATGTCATCGGATTCCCAAGTTTGGCTTCGGTATCTATGTACCAAGGTGCTTATGTCGCAAAACATATGTTTGGTTACCCTTCGGTTCCTGTTGATGCTGAAGAATTTCCGATCGGGATTTATACATTACCAGAAATTGCAACCATTGGGCCCACAGAAGAAGCCTTACAAGCGCGTGGGGTATCTTATGGAGTGGGGATGGCAAAGTTTGATACCATCACTCGGGCTCAAATCAGTGGGGACCAAGTTGGTCTTTTGAAAATTCTTTTTGATAAACAATCTAGGCGAGTTTTGGGAGTGCATATCATATCCGATAAAGCAACGGAGCTCATTGCCCTGGGACAATGTGTGGTGAATCTTAAGGCACCTATTGAGTATTTCACCGAACATATTTTCAACTACCCAACCATGATTGGGGCATATAAAAATGCTGCAAACGACGCCCTTTTAAGAGAAAAATAA
- a CDS encoding RNA polymerase sigma factor, with translation MSQIYERSHKRIYDFLYKYTQNADTAMDLMQDSFLSFHKHYGDAGLSEEKSVMVLYTIARNLSINYAKKFSTTREIVSDEIEFHSHNPKLEIKAEYQDLEDRLYSFLVELSEEERSALLLKNVEGFQLVQIAEVLGVSVSTASRLVIKATEKVLAIAKRENLVPD, from the coding sequence ATGAGTCAAATTTATGAAAGAAGCCATAAACGTATTTATGACTTCCTCTACAAGTACACTCAAAATGCGGACACGGCAATGGATTTGATGCAAGACAGCTTTCTCAGTTTCCATAAACATTACGGCGATGCCGGTCTCTCGGAAGAGAAGTCCGTCATGGTTTTGTATACAATTGCTCGCAATTTGTCGATTAATTATGCTAAAAAGTTTTCTACCACAAGAGAGATTGTTTCTGATGAAATCGAATTTCATAGCCACAATCCTAAATTAGAAATCAAAGCAGAATATCAGGATCTAGAAGACAGACTCTATTCTTTTTTGGTTGAGTTGTCGGAAGAAGAACGTTCTGCTTTGTTACTTAAAAATGTGGAAGGATTTCAGTTGGTGCAGATCGCTGAAGTTTTGGGAGTTTCGGTTTCTACTGCTTCTCGGTTGGTCATAAAAGCCACGGAGAAGGTGTTAGCCATCGCTAAGAGAGAGAACCTGGTACCGGATTAG
- a CDS encoding FecR family protein, which translates to MNEFDKQHTIAKWEELLRKPSKVTESREFPSWETVSKRSIQFEYNPKSDSKVVSFFRKPLGLTVVGGSFLSLAATLFFVFLLNPSQSNETNLALAPSAKITKEISSPLKVIVSSVKGKVSVLPEGSSKPVSLVKSYQLASGDIVITDGFSQIDLDFETGSWMRITPNSEVVMDLIEKNSDAQSQKFSVKKGKLFASVSKLSKGSEFVVQAGEHLTQVRGTVFSVQFDGQIEVVAVREGSVAVGDLILNAKQQTTVKLGEPVSLVASAVNPKEEKELKAFQTQTILARESKLYEEHARLELVRLEDGTEYRGVILGQSETHLHFQGLEGLIEIPIQKILETEKIR; encoded by the coding sequence ATGAACGAATTTGATAAGCAACATACAATCGCTAAATGGGAAGAACTCTTACGTAAACCTTCAAAAGTTACGGAGTCCAGAGAATTTCCATCCTGGGAAACCGTTTCCAAGCGAAGCATTCAATTCGAATACAACCCAAAGTCTGATTCCAAGGTAGTTTCTTTTTTTCGTAAACCTTTAGGTCTGACTGTTGTGGGTGGATCTTTTCTTTCCCTTGCTGCGACTTTATTTTTTGTTTTTTTATTGAATCCCTCACAATCAAACGAGACAAATCTCGCGTTGGCTCCTTCTGCTAAAATAACAAAGGAGATCAGTTCTCCTTTAAAGGTCATCGTTTCTTCCGTCAAAGGAAAGGTTTCTGTTCTTCCTGAAGGGAGTTCCAAGCCGGTTTCTCTAGTAAAAAGTTATCAATTAGCTTCTGGGGATATTGTCATTACCGACGGATTCTCACAAATTGATTTGGACTTCGAAACGGGATCTTGGATGCGAATCACTCCTAATTCCGAAGTGGTTATGGATTTAATTGAAAAAAATAGTGATGCCCAGTCACAAAAGTTTTCTGTTAAAAAAGGTAAGTTATTTGCTTCCGTCTCTAAACTATCTAAAGGCAGCGAGTTTGTCGTCCAAGCGGGTGAGCATCTTACTCAAGTTAGAGGAACTGTTTTTAGCGTTCAATTTGATGGGCAAATAGAAGTGGTTGCCGTTCGTGAAGGTTCTGTTGCTGTTGGAGATCTTATTTTAAATGCAAAACAACAAACGACTGTAAAACTGGGGGAACCAGTTTCTCTCGTGGCCTCAGCAGTAAATCCAAAAGAAGAGAAGGAACTCAAGGCCTTTCAAACACAAACCATACTTGCTCGTGAATCGAAACTCTACGAAGAACATGCAAGACTAGAACTTGTACGATTGGAAGATGGAACAGAATACCGAGGAGTGATTCTTGGTCAGTCAGAAACACATCTTCACTTCCAAGGATTGGAAGGTCTGATCGAAATACCGATTCAAAAGATTTTAGAAACAGAAAAAATCCGTTAA
- a CDS encoding TIGR04452 family lipoprotein, with product MKIRQSYILSGLLFGLMSLGVGCSQPTLARLSSDNILGADAKAKLLEASRRIDGVKFAPLGAGSAGAEASSSLLNGVLIPVLAKIDPDKYYKRDTVDACEKNIYLLGLALPNYASVELSCEIVEVKTFDF from the coding sequence ATGAAAATTAGACAAAGTTACATTTTATCGGGTCTTCTGTTTGGTTTGATGAGTTTGGGGGTTGGGTGTAGCCAACCAACACTTGCTAGGTTAAGCTCAGATAATATTTTGGGTGCCGATGCAAAAGCAAAACTACTCGAAGCCTCTCGCCGTATTGATGGTGTAAAGTTCGCACCACTTGGTGCAGGGTCAGCAGGTGCTGAAGCATCCTCATCGTTGTTAAACGGGGTTTTAATTCCTGTTTTAGCAAAGATTGACCCGGATAAATACTACAAACGGGATACTGTGGATGCTTGCGAAAAGAATATTTATCTTTTGGGACTGGCTCTTCCTAACTATGCTTCCGTAGAACTTTCTTGCGAAATTGTAGAGGTTAAAACCTTCGATTTCTAA
- a CDS encoding LIC_13387 family protein → MNDKIFLRIASGLLIFHLAGHSIGNATWDQTDDPIKQNVIQEMTGHQFPFMGTNRSMGEYFYGYGLITSVALVVFAAYLIFLSFSLDENRNLIKKLIWVTTLGLLGISSIEFIYFFPLAAGTTLLASLFSMMAAISMSKKKQ, encoded by the coding sequence ATGAATGATAAAATATTTTTACGAATCGCAAGTGGACTGCTGATCTTTCATTTAGCCGGTCATTCGATTGGAAATGCAACTTGGGACCAAACTGATGATCCCATCAAACAAAATGTAATACAAGAGATGACAGGACACCAATTTCCTTTTATGGGAACAAATCGAAGTATGGGAGAATATTTTTATGGATATGGACTGATTACTTCGGTTGCTTTAGTCGTATTCGCTGCTTATTTGATTTTCCTTTCTTTCTCTCTAGATGAAAATCGAAACTTGATCAAAAAACTCATCTGGGTGACAACTCTTGGTCTTTTGGGAATCAGCAGTATAGAGTTTATATATTTCTTTCCGCTTGCCGCTGGGACAACGCTACTGGCCTCTCTATTTTCTATGATGGCAGCAATCTCTATGTCTAAAAAAAAACAATAG